CGGCTACGGTGCGAAGAACGTCGAGGACGTCAAGTGCAATAACGGCGAGAACGTCAAAGTCCAGAAGGGCGCCACGTTCGAGTGCGAGGTCAGCATCGACGGCACCAAGCGGACGCTGACGGTGACGTTCCAGGACGACGACGGTACCTACGAGGTGGGCCGGCCGCGCTGACCGGCGTGGTGCTAGCGGTCGGGCAGGCTGTCGAGCGCCTTCTGCAGCCGCCCGACCGGGGACACCACCCCGTAGCGTTCGGCGAGTTCGGCGACTGTCGCGGGGTCGCGGGCGGTCAGCGGTAGTTCGTCGGTCGGGGTGGACCAGTCGAGGTCGGCGTCGACCGCGACCTTGACGACCGCCTCGGCCCGGGCGATGTAGTCCGCGGCGGCCAGCAGCTTTCTCCGGTGCGCCTTCGACATCGACGAGTCGGGGTCGCGGGCGGCGGCGAGAATCCCCGCCAGCGAGCCGTGCCGCGCCAACAACGCGGCTGCGGTCTTCTCGCCGATGCCCGGAACGCCCGGCAGTCCGTCGGACGGATCCCCGCGCAGCAGGGCCAGCTCGGCATAGGCGGGCCCCGCCCGGTCGATCGGCACCCCGTACTTCTCGGCGACCTCGGCCGGCCCCCACTTGGTGGCCTTGGCCAGCCCCGCGCCCAGGTACAGCACTCGCACCGACACCGGCTCGTCGCGCACCAGTTGCAGCAGGTCCCGGTCGCCGCTGACCACCACCACCGGATCGCGACGTTCGCGGGCGACCAGCGTGCCCAGCACGTCGTCGGCCTCGTGTTCGGGTGCGCCCGCGGTCGGGATGCCGAAGGCGTCGAGGATCTCGAAGATCATGTCCACCTGCGGGGTCAGATCGTCGGGGACCTCCTCGACGTCGGGATCGTCGCCCGGGGTCTCCTCGAGGACGCGGTGCGCCTTGTACGACGGGATCAGGTCCACGCGCCACTGCGGGCGCCAGTCGTCGTCACGGCAG
The window above is part of the Mycolicibacterium hassiacum DSM 44199 genome. Proteins encoded here:
- a CDS encoding 5'-3' exonuclease, coding for MAAPLLLLDGASMWFRSYFGVPTSITAPDGRPVNAVRGFLDAVATVITRERPSRLVVCRDDDWRPQWRVDLIPSYKAHRVLEETPGDDPDVEEVPDDLTPQVDMIFEILDAFGIPTAGAPEHEADDVLGTLVARERRDPVVVVSGDRDLLQLVRDEPVSVRVLYLGAGLAKATKWGPAEVAEKYGVPIDRAGPAYAELALLRGDPSDGLPGVPGIGEKTAAALLARHGSLAGILAAARDPDSSMSKAHRRKLLAAADYIARAEAVVKVAVDADLDWSTPTDELPLTARDPATVAELAERYGVVSPVGRLQKALDSLPDR